From the genome of Triticum aestivum cultivar Chinese Spring chromosome 3B, IWGSC CS RefSeq v2.1, whole genome shotgun sequence, one region includes:
- the LOC123070080 gene encoding amino-acid permease BAT1 homolog translates to MTWSKSPAGSGTTAVDADGSGDTGQARLGELGYKQELKRDLSLLSNFAFSFTIISVLTGVTTLYNTGLNFGGPATMTFGWFVAGAFTMTVGLSMAEICSSFPTSGGLYYWSARLSGNRWSPFASWITGWFNIVGQWAVTTSVDFSLAQLIQVIILLSTGGNNGGGYLASKYVVIAFHAAILLSHAFINSLPISWLSFFGQFAAAWNMLGVFVLMIAVPAVATERASAKFVFTHFNTDNSAGIHSNLYIFVLGLLMSQYTLTGYDASAHMTEETKNADRNGPIGIISAIGISIVVGWGYIIGITFAVKDIPYLLSPDNEAGGYAIAQVFYLAFKSRYGSGVGGIVCLGIVAVAIYFCGMSSVTSNSRMVYAFSRDGAMPLSPVWHRVNKHEVPINAVWLSAFVSLCMALPSLGSLVAFQAMVSIATIGLYIAYALPIFFRVTLARKHFVQGPFNLGRYGVLVGWVAVLWVVTITVLFSLPVTYPVTKDTLNYTPVAVGGLFILVFTSWVVSARHWFKGPVTNLSG, encoded by the exons ATGACCTGGAGCAAGTCCCCGGCGGGCAGCGGCACCACCGCCGTCGACGCCGATGGCTCCGGCGACACCGGCCAGGCCCGCCTCGGCGAGCTCGGCTACAAGCAGGAGCTCAAGCGGGACCTCTC ATTGCTGTCCAACTTCGCCTTCTCCTTCACCATCATCTCGGTGCTGACGGGGGTCACCACGCTGTACAACACCGGCCTCAACTTCGGCGGCCCGGCCACCATGACCTTCGGCTGGTTCGTCGCCGGCGCCTTCACCATGACGGTCGGCCTCTCCATGGCCGAGATCTGCTCCTCCTTCCCCACCTCCGGCGGCCTCTACTACTGGAGCGCGCGCCTCTCGGGCAACCGATGGTCGCCCTTCGCCTCATGGATCACCGGATG GTTTAACATCGTTGGACAG TGGGCGGTGACAACTAGCGTGGACTTCTCGCTGGCGCAGCTGATCCAGGTGATCATCCTGCTCAGCACCGGCGGCAACAACGGCGGAGGCTACCTGGCGTCCAAGTACGTGGTCATCGCCTTCCACGCCGCCATCCTGCTCAGCCACGCCTTCATCAACAGCCTCCCCATTTCATGGCTCTCCTTCTTTGGCCAGTTTGCGGCTGCTTGGAACATGCTAG GTGTCTTTGTCCTGATGATTGCCGTGCCGGCTGTTGCTACCGAGAGGGCCAGTGCCAAGTTCGTCTTCACCCATTTCAACACTGACAACAGTGCTGGAATACACAGCAACCTCTACATCTTTGTCCTGGGGCTCCTCATGAGCCAGTACACGCTCACAGGATACGACGCATCGGCGCATATG ACGGAGGAGACCAAGAACGCAGACAGGAACGGCCCCATCGGGATAATCAGCGCCATCGGCATATCCATAGTGGTCGGCTGGGGATACATAATCGGGATCACATTTGCCGTCAAGGACATACCCTACCTGCTGAGCCCTGACAATGAAGCTGGGGGGTATGCCATCGCCCAAGTCTTCTACCTCGCCTTCAAAAGCCGCTACGGCAGCGGCGTCGGCGGGATCGTCTGCCTGGGCATCGTCGCCGTCGCCATATACTTCTGCGGCATGAGCTCCGTGACGAGTAATTCGAG GATGGTGTATGCTTTCTCGAGAGACGGGGCGATGCCGCTGTCACCCGTGTGGCACAGAGTGAACAAGCACGAGGTGCCCATCAACGCCGTCTGGCTCTCGGCTTTCGTCTCCCTCTGCATGGCGTTGCCG TCGCTGGGTAGCCTGGTGGCGTTCCAGGCCATGGTGTCGATCGCGACGATCGGGCTCTACATCGCGTACGCGCTGCCCATCTTCTTCCGGGTGACGCTGGCGCGCAAGCACTTCGTGCAGGGGCCCTTCAACCTCGGACGGTACGGTGTACTGGTGGGATGGGTGGCCGTGCTCTGGGTGGTGACCATCACCGTGCTCTTCTCGCTGCCGGTGACGTACCCGGTGACCAAGGACACGCTCAACTACACGCCGGTCGCCGTCGGTGGGCTTTTCATCCTCGTCTTCACGTCGTGGGTCGTCAGTGCCAGGCACTGGTTCAAGGGACCCGTCACGAATTTGAGCGGCTAG
- the LOC123070081 gene encoding serine/threonine-protein phosphatase 7 long form homolog, which produces MFLELLNNWDTQYSWGSAALAYLYRQLDLACRRKGDTSSLSGFVWSLSVWMWERIPVGRPGFKNPLMANPRGNHDGLHDDDPYRRPTLAYYWEQVTVYTGSSHVRYKCYMNELDTLTAEQVYWLPYVEDRDFDLNEMCTRDSHLWRARCPMICFFAVEWHFVDRVARQFGRRQGIPIKESKEEILSLHRFDRRNNQDISDWANKHRAWIEIWNQRDTLVQSENRPHNQSAYQNYQVWYADRCRLKLKPGWTHEEWSELVSEEPETAQDYQTFNMAVRDTRGAHVDYAPMHDEMGRELLLCVNDANVALSHPPGGALSERTLRSTMEKFKKRFHKMASMLSCHGAQSSDVYAPGSRAATANRRRYLQNNEDMEEEFHEEEPSHQEEPTHHEEHEYDATHEEDHEYDVDAPQPSQATQPTQGNASQPSRKGKAIAKRPSKKGRKKT; this is translated from the exons ATGTTCTTGGAGCTACTCAATAACTGGGATACCCAGTATAGCTGGGGTTCGGCCGCACTAGCATATTTGTATCGCCAG CTTGACTTGgcgtgtcggaggaagggagatacATCCTCATTGTCTGGGTTTGTTTGGAGTCTATCCGTGTGGATGTGGGAGAGGATCCCGGTAGGACGGCCTGGTTTCAAGAACCCCCTCATGGCAAACCCACGGGGTAATCATGACGGGTTGCATGATGATGATCCCTATCGGCGCCCTACGCTTGCTTACTATTGGGAACAAGTGACAGTCTACACAGGAAGCTcgcatgtgcgatacaagtgctatATGAACGAGCTGGACACCTTGACTGCTGAGCAG GTATATTGGTTGCCTTATGTGGAAGATCGTGACTTTGATCTTAATGAGATGTGCACGCGTGATAGCCATCTTTGGCGGGCGAGGtgcccaatgatatgcttcttcgcaGTCGAGTGGCACTTTGTAGACCGTGTGGCAAGACAATTTGGAAGAAGACAAGGTATTCCAATTAAGGAGAGCAAGGAGGAAATTCTATCTCTGCATCG GTTTGATCGAAGGAACAATCAGGATATATCGGATTGGGCAAACAAACACCGTGCGTGGATAGAAATTTGGAATCAAAGAGACACGTTAGTGCAATCAGAGAATAGACCTCACAATCAGTCAGCATATCAGAACTACCAAGTGTGGTATGCGGATCGTTGCCGGTTAAAGCTGAAGCCTGGTTGGACTCATGAGGAGTGGTCGGAGTTGGTGTCTGAAGAGCCGGAGACTGCACAAGATTATCAAACCTTCAACATGGCTGTGAGAGACACCAGAGGGGCTCACGTTGACTATGCACCGATGCATGATGAAATG GGCAGAGAGTTGCTTCTGTGCGTCAACGATGCCAATGTTGCACTGAGTCATCCACCTGGTGGTGCATTATCTGAGAGGACTCTTAGGAGCACGATGGAG AAGTTCAAGAAGCGATTTCATAAGATGGCATCAATGCTTTCTTGCCATGGTGCTCAGTCCAGTGACGTGTATGCACCTGGTAGCCGCGCCGCCACAGCTAATAGACGGCGTTATCTACAGAACAATGAGGACATGGAGGAGGAGTTCCATGAAGAGGAGCCATCACATCAAGAGGAGCCAACACATCATGAGGAGCATGAGTATGATGCAACACATGAAGAGGATCATGAGTAtgatgttgatgctccacaaccatcACAGGCTACACAACCAACACAAGGCAATGCTTCACAACCATCTAGGAAAGGCAAAGCCATAGCTAAGAGACCAAGCAAGAAAGGTAGAAAGAAGACATAG